The nucleotide sequence CACGtttttttctgagtttttaaTATGGCCCAACCTTGATTGTTAGCCCAATCGAAATTCTCCTTACACTTTTGTCTAAATGGCCCACGGCAAGCACATATTAGGAAGATAtgtaacaaatatttaaaatcttaacTATATAAATCCTCTTACGATTTTCCCTTTTGTGAATCACAATATACTAGCTTGCCCATGAAGCTAACGATTTATCCTTTAATGAATCAGAATATACTAGCTTGCCCATGAAGCATACGTAATAACTACCCAAATATTTGTTTCATTTAATTCGTTTATgttaaaaaagatttttaaaccAACAGaattgtaaatattgttaagatATGTAAACAACCAGACATTAACGAtctctaaatatattttcttgatcAATACTCTAACTGTTTCCTATAGAGAACTAAGAATATACGAGAGATATTTTTTTACCAGACATTTAGAACCATCGATTAACCTACTGCTATATAAACACCTACAACATGCCTAAGCTTTCTCACATTTACTCACAACTACATTcgcaatcaaaaaaaaaatgtctaccGCAATGGCAATGAAAGTGACCCCTTTGAAAGATGTGAAACCCTACAAAAGTGGCTGGAAAGTACATGTGAAGGTTCTGCACTCTTGGAAGCAGTACAACCCAGTGCACGGGGACACCCTCGAGATGGTGCTATCCGATGAAGCTGTGAGTGTTCTAATAAGTAGTTGGTTATTTGTTGTTTAGCGTAATATGTAGCTTTACGTTTGTtcactaactttttttttttcaacctgAACTAGGGATGTAAAATACATGCCTCTTGCAAGCGAACTTACATGGAGAGTAAAGGCCGCCTTCTTCCTGTTGGAGCATGGAGGCACATCCAGAATTTCACCCTCAGTCCTTCAACTGGCATGTACCGAGCAACCGATCATCCCTTCAAAATGAGCATCATTCAGAATACGGCAATCACAAGGTCTCCTCTGATCAACGAAGACATGTTTCTGAGCTTGGTGGACTTCCAGACTGTTTTGGGTGGATCACTCAAAACATGTTTTCTCATTGGTAATTATTTGCGCATTCTTCTAATTTGTTTTACTCTCGTGGCCTCTGTATAtttattgatgtttttttttttccagatgtGATTGGTCAAGTTGTGGACTTGGGAGATCTTGAAACTATTCAAGTCTCAGGCAAGCCAAGGATGAAAATAGAGTTTACCCTTCGCGACATGAAGTTTGTATTCctgaacaaatttttttttattgagatACTCAAGTTAAATTGGTGCTGctgatgtttttctttatattaatCATAGTGATGCTCGTGTTCCCTGCTGTCTGTGGGGTAAATTTGCGGAGATCCTCTACGAGGGGTGTAGTAAAGACGAAGAAGGGAAGCCCATTTGTCTAATAAGGTTTGCAAAGATCGGGAGATTTAGAGGTAtaagtttatttcaatatagTAATGACTTTATAATAAAGTTTGTAAGGAACgtcttataatatttatttactttgaaAAAATCTTCAGGTGAACTCCAAATCACCAATGCTTTTGAGGCATCACTGCTCTTGATTAATCCTGACATAGCAGAAACTGCAGCTTTCAAACAAATGTAGGGTTTCATTACTTTAATAATACTTACTGTCTATACATGTAATTCTGGAGTACTCTTTTATCTTATTTGGTTATAACACTTTGTTAGGTTTGTTGATGAGGTTAAACCCCTCGCCATTTGTGAGGGTCGTGATGAGATACTTGATTTGGAAGAGGTGAAAAGTATCCAAGACAAGCGTGACAAATGGATGCTCTTTCCCAAGAGAACCATCCATGGACTTCTTGAATCCACTCAGGTGAGCCTTCATTTTTTATTGAGGTTCTTTGTTTCTTATAGtgattcaattatattttaaaactaccTAATTTACTAGGTGGAGAAGTGCTTGGTCGAGTGCGAAGTCTATGCTATTGACTCGGATTGGGGATGGTATTACTTTGGTTGCTGCACATGCAACAAAAAGGTAGTGAAAGTGGGAACTTTAGTTAAGACAATTCATGGAAAGGAGGTCACTACACATCTCTGGTGGTGTGAGGTGTGCAAAGAGAATGTTTCAAGTGTGTCACCAAGGtgagaaatttaaaacatttttatattcaaaCCGCATGTATTTGACTCATTCCTAATCAGTCTCTCATTTACGCAATTTTGCTTACTGATGTTTTGATTGTAGGTTTAAGCTCCATTTGATTGTTAAGGATGACACAGGAGAAACAAAACTGATGTTACTTGACCAAATTGCCAAGGGAATGATTGTCGAATCGGCTGCGACTCTTTTGAATGGATCATTTGATGAGGTATGCTTTACATAGTGTATATTTTGAGTTATTTTCGAGATACTTgaattatttctaatatattCTGATTTGGTCTTTTTGTCATCTAGCTTGAGGATCCTACAGATTTACCTGACGCCATCCTATCTGTTGTTGGAAAGACTTTCACCTTTGGAATTTCTGTGGAAAAGGAACATGTTTTGTATGGATCTGAGATTTACAAGGTTGGAAAAATCTACCGTCAAAGCCAAATTGTTTTCAATGAGTCAGCCAATGTTGAGAGTTCTGAGTCTGATCAAGATCTAGCTCTTACAAGTGGAGAAGAGGTTTGACTGTATTCTTATATTCAGTGATGTGcagtattattaattttaatgcaTTTGTTGTATTAATACTGAGACTTGCTAAAGtttatgtttcttatttttcaGAACTCTGTCAATCTCCTTGACAATGAAGAACACATTGAATGTTTGTCCACACCATCCACCACACCATCCACGAAGAGAAAGGGAGCATGGTCAGACCCTCCACGCGATATCACTTCGACTTCAAAGAACCTTCGCTTAAAAACTATCAAGGTGGAGAAGATGAGTGATTTGGATCTTGAAGCAGGCAAGAAGACCTAAATCTGCGAGGCtgaagtttatgtttttttttgtttggt is from Brassica napus cultivar Da-Ae chromosome A4, Da-Ae, whole genome shotgun sequence and encodes:
- the LOC125608269 gene encoding replication protein A 70 kDa DNA-binding subunit D-like; the encoded protein is MSTAMAMKVTPLKDVKPYKSGWKVHVKVLHSWKQYNPVHGDTLEMVLSDEAGCKIHASCKRTYMESKGRLLPVGAWRHIQNFTLSPSTGMYRATDHPFKMSIIQNTAITRSPLINEDMFLSLVDFQTVLGGSLKTCFLIDVIGQVVDLGDLETIQVSGKPRMKIEFTLRDMNDARVPCCLWGKFAEILYEGCSKDEEGKPICLIRFAKIGRFRGELQITNAFEASLLLINPDIAETAAFKQMFVDEVKPLAICEGRDEILDLEEVKSIQDKRDKWMLFPKRTIHGLLESTQVEKCLVECEVYAIDSDWGWYYFGCCTCNKKVVKVGTLVKTIHGKEVTTHLWWCEVCKENVSSVSPRFKLHLIVKDDTGETKLMLLDQIAKGMIVESAATLLNGSFDELEDPTDLPDAILSVVGKTFTFGISVEKEHVLYGSEIYKVGKIYRQSQIVFNESANVESSESDQDLALTSGEENSVNLLDNEEHIECLSTPSTTPSTKRKGAWSDPPRDITSTSKNLRLKTIKVEKMSDLDLEAGKKT